The following are encoded in a window of Staphylococcus piscifermentans genomic DNA:
- the manA gene encoding mannose-6-phosphate isomerase, class I has translation MPLFLEPIFKERIWGSNHLTKYGYHLPENDVGEVWAISAHQHGDSIITNGIYAGETLSSVWKAHKELFGEFPSAQFPLMVKMIDAQEPLSVQVHPDTNYAYEHENGDYGKKECWYIIEAEENAEIIYGLNTDSKEEFIEALDEEAPHGLFKHIPVKAGDFFFVPNGIVHAIGKGITVYEVTQSSDVTYRIYDYDRTDESGNQREMHIEKAKDVVEVREESPNVIPETEIIENHKRTQYISNDSFTVVKWEITGTLNYMKPREFCLVTILDGEGTLVTDGDIYEIEKGKSFILTSEDLDNIFKGDFTLMITYV, from the coding sequence ATGCCGTTGTTTTTGGAACCGATTTTTAAAGAAAGGATCTGGGGGAGCAACCATTTGACTAAATATGGTTATCATTTGCCAGAAAACGATGTTGGGGAAGTTTGGGCAATTTCTGCACATCAACATGGTGACAGTATTATTACCAACGGAATTTATGCCGGAGAAACATTAAGCAGTGTTTGGAAAGCGCATAAAGAACTTTTTGGAGAGTTTCCAAGTGCACAATTTCCTTTAATGGTTAAGATGATTGATGCTCAAGAACCATTATCTGTACAAGTACACCCCGATACAAACTATGCTTATGAGCATGAGAATGGGGATTACGGAAAAAAAGAATGCTGGTATATTATCGAAGCGGAAGAAAACGCAGAGATTATCTATGGTTTGAACACGGATTCGAAAGAGGAGTTTATAGAAGCATTAGATGAAGAAGCACCGCATGGCTTATTTAAACATATTCCTGTCAAAGCAGGAGATTTCTTCTTTGTGCCAAACGGGATTGTGCATGCAATCGGAAAAGGAATCACAGTTTATGAAGTAACGCAATCATCGGATGTGACATACCGTATTTATGATTACGATCGCACTGATGAGTCAGGCAACCAACGTGAAATGCATATTGAAAAAGCAAAAGATGTCGTTGAAGTAAGAGAAGAGAGTCCTAATGTGATACCAGAAACTGAAATTATTGAAAATCATAAGCGCACGCAATATATTTCAAATGACAGTTTCACGGTTGTAAAATGGGAAATTACAGGAACGTTAAATTATATGAAACCTAGAGAATTTTGCTTGGTTACTATCTTAGATGGAGAAGGCACATTGGTAACTGATGGAGATATTTATGAAATAGAAAAAGGTAAGAGCTTTATTCTAACTTCTGAAGACTTAGACAATATCTTTAAAGGTGACTTTACGCTAATGATCACTTATGTGTAA
- a CDS encoding FadR/GntR family transcriptional regulator — protein MKISKTKIYEKIADIILEQIKSGEYAVGDKLPSIQALSKEYGVSVASVREAFNALRTIGVIEIKQGYGTFVTKQEPVFFNLEETSLTHRQVEELLELRAIVELATVKKAATHSTTDDLAEMEAALKMMERAVTDGTSGEAADLKFHLAIAKAAQNSMLFDLMNNISDVIQETMRETRKVYLFNKQKTLKRLYDEHLKIYHALTNKDAEAAEAYMSAHLEEVQQTILQNINKSPIQ, from the coding sequence ATGAAAATTTCAAAGACAAAGATATATGAAAAAATTGCCGACATTATATTAGAACAAATTAAATCTGGAGAATACGCGGTCGGCGATAAATTGCCTTCCATACAAGCGCTTTCGAAAGAATACGGTGTCAGTGTGGCTTCGGTCAGAGAAGCATTCAACGCTTTACGCACAATAGGTGTCATTGAAATTAAACAAGGTTACGGTACATTTGTGACCAAGCAAGAACCTGTCTTTTTTAATTTAGAAGAAACATCGTTAACGCATCGACAAGTAGAGGAGTTGCTGGAATTAAGAGCGATTGTAGAGTTAGCTACGGTGAAAAAAGCGGCAACACATAGTACAACCGATGATTTAGCAGAAATGGAAGCAGCTTTGAAAATGATGGAACGTGCAGTTACAGATGGGACTTCAGGTGAAGCGGCTGATTTAAAATTTCATTTAGCTATCGCAAAGGCAGCACAGAATTCGATGCTGTTTGATTTGATGAACAATATTTCGGATGTCATTCAAGAAACAATGAGAGAAACAAGGAAAGTTTATTTATTTAATAAGCAGAAAACCTTGAAACGTTTGTATGATGAACATTTAAAAATATATCATGCGCTTACCAACAAAGATGCTGAAGCGGCAGAAGCCTATATGAGTGCACATTTAGAAGAAGTGCAACAAACTATCTTGCAAAATATTAATAAAAGTCCAATACAATAA
- a CDS encoding LutC/YkgG family protein — translation MTGQVTNLNKFMANIQNALERPLPEKVVKPEWSVEPQAKTLTDLSQDQLVDHLEKECANIHTAFYKTTTHQLNDILKEVILQFGGSPVIRFDDPRFEQYQVAFNDFETTIWDETQPEASKKAAESAQVGVTFSDYCLSESGTIVLYSGKGRGRAVSLMPETYVALIPKSTIVPRFTQAAEGLYDKNQTYSRFPSCVNFITGPSNSADIEMNLVVGVHGPVKAAYIVIEDI, via the coding sequence ATGACTGGCCAAGTAACCAATCTTAATAAATTCATGGCGAATATTCAAAACGCATTAGAACGTCCATTACCTGAAAAGGTAGTAAAACCTGAATGGTCTGTTGAGCCTCAAGCTAAGACTTTGACTGACTTATCGCAAGATCAATTAGTCGACCATTTAGAAAAAGAATGTGCAAACATTCATACAGCATTTTATAAAACTACTACACATCAATTAAACGATATATTGAAAGAAGTCATACTACAATTCGGCGGCAGTCCAGTTATTCGCTTTGATGATCCACGTTTTGAACAATACCAAGTAGCGTTCAATGATTTCGAAACTACCATATGGGATGAAACTCAACCTGAGGCAAGTAAGAAAGCTGCAGAAAGTGCACAAGTCGGTGTTACGTTCAGTGATTATTGTTTAAGCGAGAGCGGAACAATTGTGCTGTATTCTGGTAAAGGGCGCGGTCGTGCGGTCAGTTTGATGCCGGAGACTTATGTTGCGTTGATTCCTAAATCTACTATTGTTCCTAGATTTACGCAAGCAGCTGAAGGATTATATGATAAAAATCAAACGTACTCACGTTTTCCATCTTGTGTTAACTTTATTACCGGACCTTCTAACTCAGCAGATATTGAAATGAATCTGGTAGTAGGTGTCCATGGCCCTGTTAAAGCTGCATATATTGTTATTGAAGATATTTAA
- a CDS encoding (Fe-S)-binding protein has protein sequence MKVSLFSTCLVEAFHTRIGIATVELLERLGCEVDYPAAQICCGQPAYNSGYFEDARQSAKQMIKAFKDSEYVVAPSGSCITMFKHYPSLFEDDPVMHQAAIDLADKSYELTQFIVNVLGVHDVGATLEGKATVHPSCHITRVLGVVNEPQELLSNVQGLELVELPKYYNCCGFGGTFAVKMSDVSSEMVDEKAHCVEATGADYLIGADASCLMNIEGRLKRINSKVKVLHIAEVLNHQLEGAVR, from the coding sequence ATGAAAGTCAGTTTATTCTCAACTTGTTTAGTTGAAGCATTTCACACACGTATAGGTATTGCGACGGTTGAATTGCTTGAAAGATTGGGTTGTGAAGTAGACTATCCAGCCGCGCAAATATGTTGTGGTCAGCCTGCTTATAACTCTGGTTATTTTGAAGATGCGAGACAATCGGCGAAACAAATGATTAAGGCATTTAAAGATTCGGAATATGTGGTTGCCCCGTCCGGCTCTTGTATAACAATGTTTAAACACTATCCAAGCTTATTTGAAGATGATCCAGTAATGCACCAAGCGGCCATTGACTTAGCGGATAAATCGTATGAACTTACGCAATTTATCGTTAATGTCTTGGGAGTGCATGATGTCGGAGCAACTTTAGAAGGTAAAGCAACAGTTCATCCATCATGCCACATTACTCGTGTATTAGGTGTCGTGAACGAACCTCAAGAATTATTGAGCAACGTGCAAGGCTTGGAATTAGTAGAGTTACCGAAATATTATAATTGTTGCGGTTTCGGTGGTACATTTGCCGTTAAAATGTCAGATGTTTCCAGTGAAATGGTGGATGAAAAAGCGCATTGCGTAGAAGCAACAGGTGCAGATTATTTAATTGGCGCTGATGCAAGTTGTTTAATGAATATTGAAGGACGCCTGAAACGTATCAATAGCAAAGTTAAAGTATTGCATATCGCAGAAGTCCTTAATCATCAACTAGAAGGGGCGGTGCGTTAA
- a CDS encoding LutB/LldF family L-lactate oxidation iron-sulfur protein — MGMRIGDKTFKEAFKVEKQNTFMRGAVSSAQDGLRTKKLKAQEELGNWEEWRQLSAEIRQHTLENLDYYLQQLAGNVAKLGGNVYFAETKEEASEYIANVIKEKNATKIVKSKSMVTEEINMNHVLEATGAEVVETDLGEYLLQIDEADPPSHIVAPALHKNRTQIQRVLKAKEGYEGSDDPTEMARFVRKIMREKFLAAEVGITGCNFAVADSGSFCLVTNEGNARMTTTVPQTQITVMGMERIVPSFKEMEVLVGMLSRSAVGQKLPSYVTTLTGPRGAGEIDGPEEFHLVVVDNGRSSILGTAFQSILQCIRCGACMNVCPVYRHSGGHSYGSIYPGPVGAVLSPLLGGYEEYGQLPYASSLCAACSEACPVKIPLHDLLLKHRQVEAEELKRSALGERLVMKGFGIGTTKPHLFQYSIKMAGPALKPFENKEGWVEKGPKPLHAWTQSRDFPTPEKERFNHWMKAHLKQKEGNH; from the coding sequence ATGGGTATGAGAATCGGTGATAAAACTTTTAAAGAGGCATTTAAAGTAGAGAAGCAGAACACGTTCATGCGTGGTGCTGTAAGCAGTGCACAAGATGGTTTGAGAACTAAAAAGTTAAAAGCTCAAGAAGAACTTGGCAACTGGGAAGAGTGGAGACAATTATCAGCGGAAATTCGTCAACATACTTTAGAAAATCTGGATTATTATCTGCAACAACTTGCAGGCAATGTCGCAAAATTAGGCGGAAATGTATATTTTGCTGAAACAAAAGAAGAAGCATCTGAGTATATTGCAAATGTTATTAAAGAAAAGAATGCGACTAAAATAGTGAAATCTAAGTCGATGGTGACAGAAGAAATTAATATGAACCATGTACTAGAAGCCACAGGTGCAGAAGTGGTAGAAACAGACTTAGGTGAATATCTCTTGCAAATTGATGAAGCGGATCCGCCTTCACATATTGTCGCACCTGCTTTGCATAAAAATCGTACTCAAATTCAACGTGTATTGAAAGCTAAAGAAGGATACGAAGGCAGTGATGATCCAACAGAGATGGCGCGTTTTGTACGTAAGATTATGCGTGAAAAATTCTTGGCAGCTGAAGTAGGGATTACAGGATGCAACTTTGCAGTCGCGGATAGCGGCAGTTTCTGCTTAGTAACCAATGAAGGGAATGCACGTATGACTACCACTGTTCCTCAAACACAAATTACTGTAATGGGCATGGAACGTATTGTACCTTCTTTTAAAGAGATGGAAGTCTTAGTAGGCATGCTTTCAAGAAGTGCTGTAGGACAAAAATTACCTAGTTATGTGACTACTTTAACAGGACCTCGTGGTGCAGGAGAAATTGATGGACCAGAAGAATTTCATCTTGTAGTAGTAGATAATGGACGATCAAGCATCTTAGGTACTGCCTTCCAATCAATTCTGCAATGTATTCGCTGTGGAGCTTGTATGAACGTCTGTCCAGTTTACAGACATTCTGGAGGCCATAGTTACGGTTCTATTTATCCTGGACCAGTGGGAGCTGTACTATCGCCATTATTAGGCGGCTATGAAGAATATGGACAATTACCTTATGCTTCTTCACTTTGTGCAGCCTGCTCAGAAGCATGTCCAGTTAAGATACCGCTTCACGATTTACTCTTGAAACATCGTCAAGTTGAAGCAGAGGAATTAAAACGCTCTGCATTAGGTGAAAGACTTGTCATGAAAGGATTTGGAATTGGTACAACAAAACCGCATCTTTTCCAATATAGTATTAAAATGGCGGGTCCTGCTTTGAAACCATTCGAGAATAAAGAAGGCTGGGTAGAAAAAGGTCCGAAACCTTTACATGCTTGGACACAATCTCGTGATTTTCCGACACCTGAAAAAGAACGATTCAATCATTGGATGAAAGCACATTTAAAACAGAAGGAAGGTAATCATTGA
- a CDS encoding Dps family protein: protein MANKQDVVDVLNEQVANWTVLYTKIHNFHWFVKGPHFFSLHVKFEELYNEASETIDELAERILAIGGAPIATMKKSLDVAIVDEAESEGSAEDMVNAISKDFSNISDQLEKAIEVAGDAEDDVSQDMLIALQTSVDKHNWMFQSFLGK, encoded by the coding sequence ATGGCAAACAAACAAGATGTAGTAGATGTGTTAAATGAACAAGTAGCAAACTGGACAGTATTATATACTAAAATTCATAACTTCCACTGGTTCGTAAAAGGACCTCATTTCTTCTCTCTACACGTTAAATTTGAAGAATTATACAACGAAGCAAGTGAAACAATTGACGAATTAGCTGAACGTATTTTAGCTATTGGAGGCGCACCAATTGCCACTATGAAAAAAAGCTTAGATGTAGCTATCGTTGATGAAGCTGAATCAGAAGGCTCAGCAGAAGATATGGTCAATGCAATTTCTAAAGACTTCAGTAATATTTCTGATCAATTAGAAAAAGCAATTGAAGTAGCTGGCGATGCTGAAGACGACGTATCTCAAGATATGTTAATCGCATTACAAACATCAGTTGACAAACATAACTGGATGTTCCAATCATTCCTAGGCAAATAA
- a CDS encoding thiol-disulfide oxidoreductase DCC family protein, which translates to MPIIYYDANCVYCYNYAIWLIRHGLSPSYQFATLKGPAGQELERKHPGILDMNTVVLQEGEHLYFKSTAIAKLLMSLTQDKWMGILLTLVPKPLRNFGYDLFANNRDKMWHAEWQQPNDYEKAFFIDEDQNHN; encoded by the coding sequence ATGCCGATTATTTATTATGATGCGAATTGTGTTTATTGTTATAACTACGCAATTTGGCTAATCAGACATGGTTTATCACCAAGTTATCAATTTGCGACATTGAAAGGACCCGCTGGTCAAGAATTAGAACGCAAACACCCAGGAATATTAGATATGAACACAGTTGTTTTGCAAGAAGGAGAGCATTTGTACTTTAAATCCACTGCGATTGCAAAATTACTGATGTCCTTAACTCAAGATAAGTGGATGGGAATCTTATTAACTTTAGTACCGAAACCACTACGTAACTTCGGCTATGATTTATTTGCAAATAATCGCGATAAAATGTGGCACGCAGAGTGGCAACAACCTAATGATTATGAGAAAGCTTTCTTTATAGATGAGGATCAAAATCATAATTAA
- a CDS encoding S-ribosylhomocysteine lyase, with translation MPKMNVESFNLDHTKVVAPFVRLAGTVEGANGDVIKKYDIRFKQPNKEHMKMPGLHSLEHLMAENIRNHTDKVVDLSPMGCQTGFYVSFINHDDYEDVLNIIEATLNDVLAADEVPACNEVQCGWAASHSLEGAKEIAQEFLDKRDQWDKIFSE, from the coding sequence ATGCCAAAAATGAACGTTGAAAGTTTCAATTTAGACCACACAAAAGTTGTTGCTCCGTTTGTACGTTTAGCCGGAACAGTTGAAGGAGCGAATGGTGATGTGATTAAGAAATATGACATTCGCTTCAAACAACCAAATAAAGAACACATGAAAATGCCAGGTTTGCATTCATTAGAACACTTAATGGCTGAAAATATCAGAAATCATACAGATAAAGTAGTGGATTTAAGTCCAATGGGTTGCCAAACTGGATTTTATGTTTCTTTCATTAACCATGATGACTATGAAGATGTGTTGAATATTATCGAAGCTACTTTAAATGATGTTCTTGCAGCAGACGAAGTACCGGCATGCAACGAAGTTCAATGTGGTTGGGCAGCAAGTCACTCACTAGAAGGCGCGAAAGAAATTGCTCAAGAGTTCTTAGATAAAAGAGATCAATGGGATAAAATTTTTAGTGAATAA
- the deoC gene encoding deoxyribose-phosphate aldolase translates to MDYAKYIDHTLLKPDTTLEQIDKLIEEAKQYEFKSVCINPTYVKHAAESLKDTDVMVCTVIGFPLGANTTATKAFEAEDAVKNGADELDMVINIGALKDQRYDEVQADIEAVVKAAGDHTVKVIIETVLLTDEEKVKASEISKAAGADFVKTSTGFAGGGATVEDVKLMKETVGDDLEVKASGGVRNLDDFKAMLDAGATRVGASAGIQIIQGLESDSDY, encoded by the coding sequence ATGGATTATGCAAAATATATTGATCATACGTTATTAAAACCAGATACAACACTTGAACAAATTGATAAGTTGATTGAAGAAGCCAAGCAATATGAGTTTAAATCAGTTTGTATCAATCCCACTTACGTTAAACATGCAGCTGAATCATTAAAAGATACTGATGTGATGGTATGTACTGTCATTGGTTTCCCTTTAGGCGCGAATACTACTGCAACCAAAGCATTTGAAGCGGAAGATGCTGTGAAAAATGGTGCAGATGAATTAGACATGGTAATTAATATCGGTGCTTTAAAAGATCAACGCTATGATGAGGTGCAAGCAGATATTGAAGCGGTAGTTAAAGCTGCTGGTGATCATACAGTTAAAGTTATTATTGAAACAGTACTATTAACAGATGAGGAGAAAGTCAAAGCTTCAGAAATCAGTAAAGCAGCTGGAGCAGACTTTGTTAAAACGTCTACTGGTTTCGCAGGCGGCGGTGCTACTGTTGAAGATGTGAAATTGATGAAAGAAACAGTAGGGGATGATTTAGAAGTTAAAGCTTCTGGTGGCGTACGCAATTTAGATGATTTCAAAGCTATGTTAGATGCCGGTGCAACGCGTGTAGGCGCAAGTGCAGGAATACAAATTATTCAAGGACTAGAATCTGATTCAGATTATTAA
- a CDS encoding EVE domain-containing protein has protein sequence MTEETNYFWLNCGYNRWNHNEPLVGQTTLFESGAQFNPTQGFRAFKKAKAGDKVIFYQVQTDAGLLGSGEIISVQTGAQHKIRVQFRLTEALKPLTTEYLKRSEALEFRINNMKETLFNQITPEEFKLIEQLGKGDTQIPRYFFLAENKEFEPGETYTLFTHTYNGIKRNGYHYYTQLEIGDKIVFYSRQQDYSVVGLGEVTQHLRELPPIPGRTNSTAIEVKYNEDINPVSLSTLNKHPRLKNLYYLQENAKQAIASMSQAQFEAILEMSEHNGVKSQFETVEKDSVIDKKDEELKPFILLVISNRNRAEGLKAADNLLQKTNAHPVITSGHPDFTEDMLYGKYLPNEAGALYFREGFITELMPKTDRSYLVIDNFNRIDPDIFQTYINVLEGYEVTLPRYNRDGSMIKWSRKKDSFYHFNPNWHIIGVTYDNIAEIKEKYSEQFLKYARIVKVNHD, from the coding sequence ATGACTGAAGAAACAAATTATTTCTGGCTGAATTGCGGTTACAATCGCTGGAATCATAATGAACCGCTTGTAGGGCAAACTACTTTATTTGAATCTGGCGCTCAATTCAACCCTACACAAGGTTTCCGTGCTTTTAAAAAAGCCAAAGCAGGCGACAAAGTAATTTTTTATCAAGTCCAAACAGATGCAGGTCTATTAGGCAGCGGTGAAATCATTAGTGTACAAACTGGAGCACAACATAAAATTCGTGTGCAGTTCCGTTTGACAGAAGCCTTAAAACCTCTTACTACTGAATATTTAAAGCGCAGTGAGGCTTTAGAATTCCGAATTAATAATATGAAGGAAACGTTATTTAATCAAATTACTCCAGAAGAATTTAAACTGATTGAACAACTAGGTAAAGGTGATACGCAAATTCCACGCTATTTCTTTTTAGCAGAGAATAAAGAATTTGAGCCAGGAGAAACTTATACGCTATTTACGCATACTTATAACGGCATTAAGCGAAATGGCTATCATTATTACACGCAATTAGAAATCGGCGATAAAATTGTCTTTTACAGTCGTCAGCAAGACTATTCAGTAGTCGGTTTAGGCGAAGTCACACAGCACTTAAGGGAATTACCTCCTATACCTGGCCGAACAAATAGTACAGCAATAGAAGTGAAATATAATGAAGATATTAATCCAGTCAGTTTGTCGACTTTAAATAAGCATCCTCGTTTGAAAAATTTATATTATCTTCAAGAAAATGCCAAGCAAGCCATTGCCAGTATGTCGCAAGCTCAATTTGAAGCTATTTTAGAAATGAGCGAACATAACGGCGTGAAATCTCAGTTTGAGACGGTAGAAAAAGATTCTGTGATTGATAAAAAAGATGAAGAGCTGAAGCCTTTTATTTTGCTAGTAATTAGTAATCGGAATCGAGCAGAAGGGTTAAAAGCTGCAGATAATTTATTGCAGAAAACCAATGCGCATCCTGTAATTACAAGCGGTCATCCTGACTTTACTGAAGATATGCTTTATGGCAAATATTTACCGAATGAAGCGGGCGCCTTGTATTTCAGAGAAGGATTTATCACCGAATTGATGCCGAAAACAGACCGCAGTTACTTGGTAATTGACAACTTCAATCGTATTGATCCGGATATATTCCAAACTTATATCAATGTATTAGAAGGTTATGAAGTGACCTTGCCACGTTATAATCGTGATGGTTCAATGATTAAATGGTCTCGAAAAAAAGATTCATTCTATCACTTCAATCCGAACTGGCATATTATAGGTGTCACTTATGATAATATAGCAGAGATTAAAGAAAAATATTCTGAGCAATTCTTAAAATATGCACGTATTGTAAAAGTAAATCATGATTAA
- a CDS encoding aminoacyltransferase, which produces MFFTTLTEDEFAQFTQENFSHYTQSARHYQYRNVHQQDVHLVGVKDDDGKVIAACLLSEARCLRFFKYFYTHRGPVMDYSNLRLVKYFFASLTRYLKKQRCIYVLVDPYLLASLRETDGEIIESYDNQRFIKELAKLGYIHQGYSIGYSQMSQIRWLSVLDLKDKSETQLLNEMDYQTRRNIKKTYEMGVQVRTLSIDETPTFFELFRMAEEKHGFKFRELDYFKQMQKTYGNRAFLKIAYVDLYTYLKALNEKHTELVLELNKLNAKLQESPNSKKTKSKINQLKQQVDSNTRKINETKELMQSEGDVLNLASALYLYNEHEVYYLSSGSNPKYNRFMGAYRLQWEMIKFAKKKNIDRYNFYGITGDFTDDAEDFGVQKFKEGFNAHVEEYIGDFIKPIHPLLYKLYQFTEKSRKH; this is translated from the coding sequence ATGTTTTTCACAACTTTAACAGAAGACGAATTCGCACAATTTACTCAAGAAAATTTTTCACATTATACACAGTCTGCCAGACATTACCAATATAGAAATGTACACCAACAAGACGTACATTTAGTCGGAGTCAAAGATGATGACGGCAAAGTGATAGCAGCCTGTCTTTTATCTGAAGCCAGATGTTTAAGGTTTTTCAAGTATTTCTATACTCACAGAGGGCCTGTAATGGATTACAGCAATCTGAGATTAGTAAAATATTTCTTCGCATCTTTAACACGTTATTTAAAGAAACAACGATGTATTTATGTTCTAGTAGATCCTTATTTACTTGCAAGTTTAAGAGAAACTGATGGAGAAATTATCGAAAGTTATGATAATCAACGCTTTATTAAAGAATTAGCTAAACTCGGTTATATCCATCAAGGCTATTCAATCGGTTATTCGCAAATGAGTCAAATACGTTGGTTATCCGTATTAGATTTGAAAGATAAGTCTGAAACACAATTGCTGAATGAAATGGACTACCAAACACGTCGTAATATTAAAAAGACTTACGAAATGGGTGTACAAGTCAGAACACTTTCTATTGACGAGACTCCAACTTTCTTTGAACTTTTCAGAATGGCTGAAGAAAAACACGGTTTCAAATTCCGCGAATTAGATTATTTTAAACAAATGCAAAAAACTTATGGTAATCGTGCCTTTTTAAAAATAGCCTATGTAGATTTATATACTTATTTGAAAGCATTAAATGAAAAGCATACTGAATTAGTACTCGAGTTAAATAAATTAAATGCAAAATTACAAGAAAGTCCAAATTCTAAAAAGACTAAGAGTAAAATCAATCAATTAAAACAACAAGTCGATAGTAATACACGTAAAATTAATGAAACAAAAGAATTAATGCAATCAGAAGGGGATGTTTTAAATCTCGCTTCCGCATTATACTTGTACAATGAACATGAAGTTTATTACCTTTCAAGCGGATCTAATCCTAAATATAATCGTTTCATGGGTGCCTACAGACTACAATGGGAAATGATTAAATTTGCTAAAAAGAAAAATATTGATCGTTATAATTTCTACGGTATCACTGGCGATTTTACAGATGATGCAGAAGACTTTGGCGTTCAGAAATTTAAAGAGGGCTTCAATGCACATGTAGAAGAGTATATCGGAGATTTTATTAAACCTATTCATCCGCTTCTATACAAACTATATCAATTCACTGAAAAATCAAGAAAGCACTAA
- a CDS encoding M15 family metallopeptidase, giving the protein MKKYLGVILAATVTLTACGEKSEGEKTSKKESAIHTEQISKQKHQIKKENGVTKIDNLILVNKKVPISKSYNKGEDAVARTQLNKMIEDGRKHGLNILYRSGFRSYAEQTQLYNSYVQRDGKAAADKYSAAPGTSEHQTGLAFDVGTNPSNADFKEAFGQTREGKWLADNAYKYGFILRYPKGKEKITGYQYEPWHFRYVGKKDAKKIHAQKLTLEEYLDYGYKK; this is encoded by the coding sequence ATGAAAAAATATCTTGGAGTAATTCTTGCAGCAACCGTAACTTTAACTGCGTGCGGAGAAAAGAGTGAAGGAGAAAAAACGTCTAAAAAAGAAAGTGCTATACATACAGAACAAATCAGTAAACAAAAACATCAAATTAAAAAAGAAAATGGTGTAACTAAGATTGATAATTTAATCTTAGTTAATAAGAAAGTTCCTATTTCTAAGTCTTATAATAAAGGCGAGGACGCAGTTGCTAGAACACAATTAAATAAAATGATAGAAGATGGCAGAAAACATGGACTGAATATTTTATATAGAAGTGGATTCAGATCCTATGCTGAACAAACGCAACTCTATAACAGCTATGTACAACGTGATGGTAAAGCAGCAGCGGATAAATATAGTGCTGCACCTGGCACGTCTGAACATCAAACTGGTTTAGCTTTCGACGTCGGTACAAATCCTTCTAATGCAGACTTTAAAGAAGCATTTGGTCAAACACGTGAAGGGAAATGGTTAGCTGACAATGCCTACAAGTATGGATTTATATTAAGATATCCTAAAGGAAAAGAAAAAATAACGGGTTATCAATATGAACCTTGGCATTTTAGATATGTCGGTAAAAAGGATGCGAAAAAGATACACGCACAAAAATTAACTTTAGAAGAGTATTTAGATTATGGCTATAAAAAATAA
- the deoD gene encoding purine-nucleoside phosphorylase: protein MTQGTPHIQPNGAKIAKTVLMPGDPLRAKYIADNYLEDVVQFNEVRNMFGYTGTYKGKEVSVMGSGMGIPSIGIYSYELYNTFDVDTIIRVGSCGALQEDVNLYDIIIAQGASTNSSYVDQYNIPGHFAPLGDFDLMVKAKKAADDLGATTHVGNVLSSDTFYNADPTFNDQWHRMGILGIEMESAGLYLNATYAGKKALGIFTVSDHILRDEATTAEERQNSFTQMMEIALEIA from the coding sequence ATGACACAAGGTACACCTCATATTCAACCAAATGGTGCTAAAATAGCAAAAACTGTATTAATGCCAGGTGATCCACTGCGTGCAAAATACATTGCTGATAACTATTTAGAAGATGTTGTGCAATTTAACGAAGTACGTAACATGTTCGGCTATACTGGAACTTACAAAGGAAAAGAAGTTTCCGTTATGGGTTCAGGTATGGGAATTCCTAGTATTGGAATTTATTCATATGAACTCTACAACACATTTGATGTAGATACTATTATTCGCGTAGGTTCTTGCGGTGCTTTGCAAGAAGATGTGAACTTATATGATATTATTATCGCTCAAGGTGCTTCTACAAATTCAAGTTACGTGGATCAATATAATATTCCTGGACATTTTGCTCCGCTCGGTGATTTTGATTTAATGGTTAAGGCTAAGAAAGCTGCTGATGATTTAGGCGCTACCACTCATGTCGGCAACGTTCTATCTTCCGACACCTTCTATAATGCAGACCCTACTTTCAATGACCAATGGCATCGTATGGGTATTTTAGGAATCGAAATGGAATCAGCTGGCCTTTATTTAAATGCGACTTATGCAGGCAAAAAAGCGTTAGGTATCTTTACTGTCAGTGATCACATTTTACGTGATGAAGCAACTACTGCTGAAGAACGTCAAAATTCTTTCACTCAAATGATGGAAATTGCATTAGAAATTGCCTAA